From the Ignavibacteriales bacterium genome, the window TGAAAGATTCACGAAACTTTTTATCTTAGTTAATGTATTAATATTTAAGAACCAAAGAGATACATGGATAACGACGTAATACAGGTGGACATATTCGGATTATCCCTGTCTTCGACAATGCAGGGTGGTGGCTACGCCATCATCTTAAAAGAAGTTGGGGGAGAAAGAAGACTGCCGATCATTATTGGTCAATCCGAAGCACAGGCTATTGCATTCGAACTTGAAGGAATAAAACCTCCCAGACCGCTTACACATGATCTCCTTAAAAACATAATAGAAACCTTCGGCTATAACGTATCAAGCATTACTATCAACGACCTCAAGGATTCCACGTTTTATGCAAAAATAAAGTTTGACGTCGCCGCTGTGGATGAAATTGACGCAAGACCATCCGATGCTATTGCGATCGCGCTTAAATTCTCTGCACCGATATACGTTGCATCCTTTATTATGGATGAAGTA encodes:
- a CDS encoding bifunctional nuclease family protein; the protein is MDNDVIQVDIFGLSLSSTMQGGGYAIILKEVGGERRLPIIIGQSEAQAIAFELEGIKPPRPLTHDLLKNIIETFGYNVSSITINDLKDSTFYAKIKFDVAAVDEIDARPSDAIAIALKFSAPIYVASFIMDEVGFLPEGEESASKNDDGSEYEEEEVAEETSTENRKLNKLKHELDEAISKEDYERAAVLRDEIKKINPNLN